One Halostagnicola kamekurae DNA segment encodes these proteins:
- a CDS encoding 30S ribosomal protein S24e, whose amino-acid sequence MDVDIISESENPMLHRTDVTFELTHDEATPSRLQVRDSLAAKLNKEAGEVVIRKLDTKFGMRKTVGQAKVYETADFARDVEQDHMLERNKIVADAEGDAETEEAAEAEEA is encoded by the coding sequence ATGGACGTCGACATCATCTCCGAATCGGAGAATCCCATGTTGCACCGAACGGACGTCACGTTCGAGTTGACCCACGACGAAGCGACGCCGTCTCGTCTCCAGGTCCGTGACAGTCTCGCGGCGAAACTGAACAAGGAAGCCGGCGAAGTCGTCATCCGCAAACTCGACACCAAGTTCGGGATGCGAAAGACGGTCGGTCAGGCGAAGGTCTACGAAACCGCGGACTTCGCTCGAGACGTCGAACAGGACCACATGCTCGAGCGCAACAAGATCGTCGCCGATGCCGAGGGCGACGCCGAGACCGAAGAAGCCGCCGAGGCGGAGGAAGCATAA
- a CDS encoding DUF7384 family protein, which translates to MSEQPNPTRVVAATDVLAADLLVDGDARAALDHVRRHSWVDLVASDELLAETERLVAALADADLAADHRERLEAERVRVEQPPEDHPALASAYQGDAAHLLSYDERLGSAKAGLTLQPRVSVSVRPPDAFATLFDPESLYRTVEGHDGEYPGPDRDPRNGEPFE; encoded by the coding sequence ATGAGTGAGCAACCGAACCCGACCCGCGTCGTCGCGGCCACCGACGTGCTCGCGGCCGACCTCCTCGTCGACGGCGACGCCCGCGCGGCGCTCGATCACGTCCGACGCCACTCCTGGGTCGACCTCGTCGCGAGCGACGAACTGCTCGCCGAGACCGAGCGCCTCGTGGCCGCTCTGGCCGACGCGGACCTGGCGGCCGACCACCGCGAGCGACTCGAGGCCGAACGCGTTCGGGTCGAACAGCCCCCGGAGGACCACCCCGCGCTCGCGTCGGCCTATCAGGGCGACGCCGCACACCTCTTGAGCTACGACGAACGGCTCGGGTCGGCGAAAGCCGGGTTGACGCTCCAGCCTCGAGTCTCGGTCAGTGTCCGACCGCCGGACGCATTCGCGACTCTCTTCGATCCCGAAAGCCTGTACAGAACGGTCGAGGGCCACGACGGGGAGTATCCGGGCCCCGATCGGGATCCGCGAAACGGTGAGCCATTCGAGTAG
- a CDS encoding helix-turn-helix domain-containing protein — translation MKTVRLTLHHDAETIHPMHRFVAESDAFDSYRMVHGNLTDDDERSFIFHVVGDAAAYERAIAEFGGTVSYDLTELGERSFSVYVRDVPEDVGEQLLETFTRGTLVALPPLEYRSDWTLRFSVVGEPTDLQRALESIPDGIRADVKRVGEYERPLGSGTTGLTRRQREALRIARNEGYYAVPREASVEDVAAELDVSPGTAAEHLQKAESRVIRSLEL, via the coding sequence ATGAAAACGGTTCGGCTGACGCTTCACCACGATGCCGAGACGATCCACCCCATGCATCGGTTCGTCGCCGAGAGCGACGCGTTCGACTCCTACCGGATGGTACACGGCAACCTCACGGATGACGACGAGCGCTCGTTTATCTTTCACGTCGTCGGCGACGCTGCGGCCTACGAACGAGCCATTGCGGAGTTCGGTGGAACAGTCTCGTACGACCTGACGGAGTTAGGGGAACGGTCCTTTTCGGTCTACGTCCGCGACGTTCCCGAGGACGTCGGCGAACAGCTTCTCGAGACGTTCACTCGGGGGACGCTCGTCGCCTTGCCGCCGCTCGAGTATCGCTCGGACTGGACGCTTCGATTCTCGGTCGTTGGCGAACCGACCGACCTCCAACGGGCCCTCGAGTCGATTCCGGACGGCATCAGGGCGGACGTCAAACGGGTCGGTGAGTACGAACGCCCCCTTGGCTCGGGAACGACCGGCCTGACACGGAGACAGCGTGAGGCGCTCAGAATCGCTCGAAACGAGGGGTACTACGCGGTTCCGCGCGAGGCGAGCGTCGAGGACGTCGCCGCGGAACTGGATGTCTCCCCGGGGACGGCAGCAGAACACCTTCAGAAAGCCGAGTCGAGGGTGATACGCAGCCTCGAGCTGTGA
- a CDS encoding DUF6612 family protein produces the protein MTHSTRTGAILAVVLVVALAGCSGAMPGGQESADEDEVAQTDILEEIEAVDSYQYEMTRTVETEDGDETIVSEGRINESANRSHVSSTADTELISENESVRIDEYIVEDTLYASIGGDWFQMELEGNVWEESAQLAAQTDFIETGTLTEEGTETVNGVETTVVSVEATDELKSELQNSPTFQATGATVDDVSYELYVDEETNYIHKIDTELTTTTGNQTTTSSTEMTITDHNEPVDIELPADAENAEEGAPPTP, from the coding sequence GTGACACACTCAACCCGAACTGGCGCGATCCTCGCCGTCGTACTGGTCGTGGCGCTGGCCGGCTGCTCCGGTGCGATGCCCGGCGGCCAGGAATCCGCCGACGAAGACGAAGTCGCACAAACCGACATTCTCGAGGAGATCGAGGCGGTCGACTCGTATCAGTACGAGATGACGCGGACAGTCGAGACTGAAGATGGCGACGAAACGATCGTCTCCGAAGGACGGATCAACGAGTCCGCGAACCGCTCGCACGTGAGTTCGACGGCCGACACCGAACTCATCTCGGAGAACGAGTCGGTTCGAATCGACGAGTACATCGTCGAGGACACGCTGTACGCGTCGATCGGCGGCGACTGGTTCCAGATGGAACTCGAGGGCAACGTCTGGGAGGAAAGCGCCCAGCTCGCGGCTCAGACGGACTTTATCGAAACCGGGACGCTGACCGAGGAAGGGACCGAGACGGTAAACGGGGTCGAAACGACCGTCGTCTCGGTTGAAGCAACCGACGAACTGAAATCGGAACTCCAGAACTCGCCGACCTTTCAGGCGACCGGTGCGACCGTCGACGACGTCTCCTACGAACTCTACGTCGACGAGGAGACGAACTACATCCACAAGATAGACACCGAGTTGACGACGACAACCGGCAACCAGACGACCACCTCCTCGACGGAGATGACGATCACCGACCACAACGAACCCGTCGACATCGAGCTGCCGGCCGACGCCGAGAACGCGGAGGAAGGCGCGCCGCCCACGCCATAG
- a CDS encoding DUF5518 domain-containing protein, translating to MAPLRSALPSLQPVRDGLTDDSLRFAILAGLATIPFTLLLSWEPVPDDGVVVGGSVSGLPLLVAAVVVGYRYSDRETESRRAGVWTGLVGSIGTVLLYLANSATTMWTGSQEMTVFAAVFTPPALILGVGLTTAITAVIAAITARAVNRLDREHRIVPPGETRARDVRDSRWWIPLAAYVLLAPPAAVVLIVSEGQSDGWFLLSALFLLVLIPLSFVAFVALFIDGTEPRPDGVTWIPSMWVYVGLPITGYALVYLVAAYQGIPTPSAPGIYGFIVALWVTAVGYLIARYRHVGGRIR from the coding sequence ATGGCTCCGCTTCGATCCGCCCTTCCCTCGCTTCAACCCGTCCGCGACGGCCTGACGGACGACTCGCTCCGATTTGCGATCCTTGCCGGACTCGCGACGATTCCGTTCACCCTGCTTCTGTCCTGGGAACCCGTTCCGGACGACGGAGTCGTCGTCGGCGGCTCCGTCTCGGGACTGCCGTTACTGGTGGCCGCGGTCGTCGTCGGCTACCGCTACAGCGACCGCGAAACGGAGAGTCGCCGCGCCGGCGTCTGGACCGGGCTCGTTGGCTCGATCGGAACGGTCCTCCTCTATCTCGCGAACTCGGCTACCACGATGTGGACCGGATCGCAGGAGATGACCGTGTTCGCCGCCGTCTTCACGCCGCCCGCCCTCATCCTCGGCGTCGGGCTGACCACAGCGATAACGGCGGTGATCGCGGCGATCACCGCTCGAGCGGTCAATCGACTCGATCGAGAGCATCGGATCGTTCCACCGGGGGAGACTCGAGCGCGCGACGTTCGGGACTCGCGCTGGTGGATCCCGCTCGCGGCGTACGTGCTCCTGGCCCCGCCGGCGGCAGTCGTTTTGATCGTTAGCGAGGGACAGAGCGACGGCTGGTTCCTGCTGTCGGCACTCTTCTTGCTGGTACTGATACCGCTGTCGTTCGTCGCGTTCGTCGCGCTGTTCATCGACGGTACTGAACCGCGACCGGACGGAGTCACGTGGATCCCGAGTATGTGGGTGTACGTCGGTCTCCCGATCACCGGTTACGCCCTCGTTTACCTGGTGGCGGCGTATCAGGGGATTCCGACGCCGTCTGCACCGGGCATCTACGGGTTCATCGTCGCACTTTGGGTGACCGCCGTCGGGTACCTTATCGCCAGATACCGCCACGTCGGCGGGAGGATCCGATAA
- a CDS encoding bifunctional N(6)-L-threonylcarbamoyladenine synthase/serine/threonine protein kinase, which produces MRILGIEGTAWAASAAVYDSDADAGGANSSDAVFIESDAYEPESGGIHPREAAEHMHEAIPRVVETALEHARDLEESAADRDTNAQAASGPTTDDLAEHRSSGQQAAPVDAVAFSRGPGLGPCLRIVGTAARALSQALEVPLVGVNHMVAHLEIGRHTSGFDSPVCLNASGANAHLLAYRNGRYRVLGETMDTGVGNAIDKFTRHVGWSHPGGPKVEAAAEDGEYVDLPYVVKGMDFSFSGIMSAAKQRSDDGVAVEDICYSLQENIFAMLTEVAERALSLTGSDELVLGGGVGQNERLREMLAEMCDQRGAEFHAPDPRFLRDNAGMIAVLGAKMYEAGDTLEIEDSHVDPDFRPDQVPVTWRGRSERRVENGDEDTSGDVRGAEALVTLEPDRGQLGRVTKNRRSKSYRHPELDERLRRERTRIEARLTNLARREGVPTPVLTDIDAREATLAFEYVGETDLRESLSTERVRTVGRHLAKLHRAGFVHGDPTTRNVRVAPERTFLIDFGLGYHTDHVEDYAMDVHVFDQSLVGTADEPEPLRAALREGYRSEGKVRVLERLADVEGRGRYVSES; this is translated from the coding sequence ATGCGAATCCTCGGAATCGAGGGCACCGCCTGGGCGGCCAGCGCGGCCGTCTACGATTCCGACGCTGACGCCGGCGGGGCGAATTCTTCCGACGCGGTCTTCATCGAGAGCGACGCGTACGAACCCGAAAGCGGCGGCATCCACCCGCGCGAGGCCGCCGAACACATGCATGAAGCGATCCCGCGCGTCGTCGAGACGGCCCTCGAGCACGCTCGAGACCTGGAGGAGTCGGCGGCCGATCGCGACACGAACGCGCAAGCGGCGAGCGGGCCGACGACCGACGACCTCGCCGAGCATCGCTCGTCGGGCCAACAGGCTGCGCCTGTTGATGCCGTCGCCTTTTCGCGCGGGCCGGGGCTCGGTCCCTGCCTCCGGATCGTCGGAACCGCGGCCCGCGCGCTGAGCCAGGCACTCGAGGTGCCGCTGGTCGGCGTCAACCACATGGTCGCCCACCTCGAGATCGGCCGTCACACGTCGGGGTTCGACTCGCCGGTGTGTTTGAACGCGAGCGGCGCGAACGCGCATCTGCTTGCCTACCGGAACGGGCGCTATCGCGTGCTCGGAGAGACGATGGACACGGGCGTCGGCAACGCCATCGACAAGTTCACCCGTCACGTCGGCTGGAGTCACCCCGGCGGGCCGAAAGTCGAGGCCGCGGCCGAAGACGGCGAGTACGTCGACCTCCCCTACGTCGTCAAGGGGATGGACTTCTCCTTCTCGGGGATCATGAGCGCGGCGAAACAGCGGTCCGACGACGGAGTGGCGGTCGAGGACATCTGTTACTCGCTGCAGGAGAACATCTTCGCCATGCTCACCGAAGTCGCAGAGCGCGCGCTCTCGCTGACCGGCAGCGACGAACTCGTCCTCGGGGGCGGCGTCGGGCAGAACGAACGCCTGCGCGAGATGCTCGCCGAGATGTGCGACCAGCGCGGGGCCGAGTTTCACGCCCCCGATCCGCGATTCCTGCGGGACAACGCGGGCATGATCGCCGTCCTCGGGGCGAAGATGTACGAGGCCGGTGACACGCTCGAGATCGAGGACTCGCACGTCGATCCGGACTTTCGGCCCGATCAGGTGCCGGTCACGTGGCGTGGGCGGTCCGAACGACGGGTCGAGAACGGAGACGAGGACACGAGCGGCGACGTTCGCGGTGCCGAGGCGCTGGTCACCCTCGAGCCGGATCGCGGACAGCTCGGCCGAGTGACCAAGAATCGCCGATCGAAGTCCTATCGCCACCCGGAACTCGACGAGCGACTGCGCCGCGAGCGGACGCGAATCGAGGCGCGACTGACGAACCTGGCGCGACGCGAGGGCGTCCCGACGCCGGTGCTGACAGATATCGACGCGCGGGAGGCGACCCTCGCGTTCGAGTACGTCGGCGAGACAGACCTCCGCGAGTCGCTGTCTACCGAGCGGGTTCGCACCGTCGGCCGCCACCTCGCGAAACTGCACCGGGCGGGGTTCGTCCACGGCGATCCGACGACGCGAAACGTTCGGGTCGCCCCGGAGCGGACGTTCCTGATCGACTTCGGTCTCGGCTATCACACCGATCACGTCGAGGACTACGCGATGGACGTTCACGTCTTCGACCAGAGCCTCGTCGGGACGGCCGACGAGCCCGAACCCCTCCGAGCGGCGCTTCGCGAGGGGTACCGAAGCGAGGGCAAAGTGCGCGTTCTCGAGCGACTCGCGGACGTCGAAGGGCGCGGACGGTATGTCTCGGAGTCCTAA
- a CDS encoding NADH-quinone oxidoreductase subunit D, giving the protein MSTGSESEALETSGRTEIEDREDGIDLETLLGGAILARDDHDNAPGIVVRPDEVVAVLETLREEAGFDHCACVTAQQYHDRFETIYHLRSYADPTRELSVVVPTAVDDPVSDSAASVYRTAEWHEREAFDLLGIDYEGHPDPRRILLPETWQGHPLRLDYDQTKPQVVTLSENANPIAGDERDPESETMFLNIGPHHPSTHGVLHVEAVLDGETVIDADPDIGYIHRCEEQLCQQSTYRHQIMPYPDRWDWVSSGLLNEWAYARAAEDLADIEVPEYAQVIRTMGAELSRMASHFIALGTYALDVIGEFTVAFQYAIRDRELVLDILEDLTGQRMMFNYLRLGGVVWDLPEPREEFVTQVRDFLAELPAKIDEYHNLLTTNEIFQIRCVDTGILEPEVAKEYGCTGPVARGSGIDYDLRRDDPYGYYENLEWDVVTEDDGDNYSRLLVRMREVEESAKIIEQCLDLIEEWPEDERTVQANVPRTLKPDADSEIYRAVEGAKGELGIYIRADGTDTPARFKIRSPCFSNLSVLPEISRGEYVADLIASIGSLDCIMGEVDR; this is encoded by the coding sequence ATGTCGACGGGTTCTGAATCCGAGGCGCTCGAGACGAGTGGGCGAACCGAAATCGAGGACCGGGAGGACGGAATCGATCTCGAGACCCTGCTCGGCGGGGCGATCCTCGCTCGAGACGATCACGACAACGCGCCGGGAATCGTGGTACGACCTGACGAAGTGGTGGCTGTACTGGAAACCCTTCGCGAGGAGGCAGGGTTCGATCACTGCGCCTGCGTGACCGCCCAGCAGTACCACGATCGGTTCGAGACGATCTATCACCTCCGATCGTACGCCGATCCGACGCGGGAACTGAGCGTCGTGGTTCCCACCGCGGTCGACGACCCGGTGAGCGATTCCGCCGCGTCGGTGTACCGGACCGCAGAGTGGCACGAGCGCGAGGCGTTCGACCTCCTCGGAATCGATTACGAGGGCCATCCTGACCCGCGACGAATCCTCCTGCCGGAAACGTGGCAGGGCCATCCGCTCCGTCTCGATTACGACCAGACGAAACCGCAGGTCGTCACGCTCTCCGAGAACGCGAACCCGATCGCGGGCGACGAACGCGATCCCGAGTCGGAGACGATGTTCCTCAATATCGGTCCGCACCACCCCTCCACGCACGGCGTGCTCCACGTCGAGGCCGTGCTCGACGGCGAGACGGTGATCGACGCCGACCCGGACATCGGGTACATCCACCGCTGTGAGGAGCAACTGTGCCAACAGAGCACCTACCGCCACCAGATCATGCCCTACCCCGACCGCTGGGACTGGGTCTCGTCGGGACTGTTGAACGAGTGGGCGTACGCACGGGCCGCCGAGGATCTCGCGGATATCGAGGTGCCGGAGTACGCACAGGTCATCCGGACGATGGGTGCGGAACTCTCTCGAATGGCCTCGCACTTCATCGCGCTCGGGACGTACGCGCTCGACGTCATCGGCGAGTTTACCGTCGCCTTCCAGTACGCGATCCGCGACCGCGAACTCGTCCTCGATATTCTGGAGGACCTGACCGGCCAGCGGATGATGTTCAACTACCTTCGACTCGGCGGCGTCGTCTGGGACCTCCCCGAACCTCGCGAGGAATTCGTCACACAGGTGCGTGACTTTCTCGCCGAATTACCCGCGAAGATCGACGAGTACCACAACCTGCTCACGACCAACGAGATCTTCCAGATCCGCTGTGTCGATACCGGGATCCTCGAACCCGAAGTCGCCAAAGAGTACGGCTGTACGGGCCCCGTCGCACGCGGATCGGGGATCGACTACGACCTCCGGCGCGACGACCCCTACGGCTACTACGAAAATCTCGAGTGGGACGTCGTCACCGAAGACGACGGCGACAACTACAGTCGGCTTCTCGTCCGAATGCGGGAAGTCGAGGAATCCGCGAAAATCATCGAGCAGTGTCTCGACCTGATCGAGGAGTGGCCCGAGGACGAACGAACGGTCCAGGCCAACGTCCCGCGCACGCTCAAGCCCGACGCGGATTCCGAAATCTACCGCGCCGTCGAGGGAGCCAAGGGCGAACTGGGGATCTACATTCGGGCGGACGGCACCGACACGCCAGCACGGTTTAAAATCCGAAGTCCCTGTTTCTCGAATCTCTCCGTCCTCCCCGAGATCTCCCGCGGCGAGTACGTCGCCGACCTGATCGCCTCGATCGGCAGCCTCGACTGTATCATGGGTGAAGTCGATCGGTAG
- a CDS encoding XTP/dITP diphosphatase, with product MPVQFVTGNEGKVREATAYLEGIEPVEQVDYDYTEIQSDDLAAIASQGALEAYEELGAEEPVLVDDAGLFVDALGGFPGPYSAYVEDTVGVERLWRLAREEDDRRARFRTVLAYCDENGTETFAGSVAGTLVAPRGEGGFGYDPIFEYNGQTMAEMSTEEKNAISHRGRALATFAEWYADER from the coding sequence ATGCCCGTCCAGTTCGTCACCGGAAACGAGGGAAAAGTGCGCGAGGCGACCGCTTACCTCGAGGGGATCGAACCCGTCGAACAGGTCGACTACGACTACACGGAGATCCAGAGCGATGACCTCGCGGCTATCGCGTCCCAGGGGGCGCTCGAGGCCTACGAGGAACTGGGAGCCGAGGAACCGGTGCTGGTCGACGACGCGGGGCTGTTCGTCGACGCACTCGGGGGCTTTCCCGGCCCCTACTCCGCCTACGTCGAGGACACAGTCGGCGTCGAGCGCCTCTGGCGACTGGCCCGCGAAGAGGACGACCGCCGCGCGCGATTCCGAACCGTGCTGGCCTACTGCGACGAGAACGGCACCGAGACGTTCGCGGGCTCCGTGGCCGGGACGCTGGTCGCGCCTCGAGGCGAGGGCGGGTTCGGCTACGATCCGATCTTCGAGTACAACGGCCAGACGATGGCCGAGATGAGCACCGAGGAGAAAAACGCTATCTCCCACCGCGGCCGGGCGCTGGCGACGTTCGCCGAGTGGTACGCCGACGAACGATAG
- a CDS encoding MarR family transcriptional regulator — protein MPIDIETFESSGEDRLTAGGETNAERVMHFLATNPDKAFTQSEIRDSTGVKAGSISVVLSRLEDRDLVRHKGNYWALGSSDDIAAYADTLESTRAANDRFGEEDMDEWLEHAVEDEDHE, from the coding sequence ATGCCGATCGATATCGAGACGTTCGAATCCTCCGGCGAGGATCGCCTCACTGCTGGTGGCGAGACGAACGCTGAACGGGTCATGCACTTTCTTGCGACGAACCCCGATAAAGCGTTCACGCAGAGTGAAATACGCGATTCGACCGGGGTCAAAGCCGGTAGCATCAGCGTCGTCCTCTCTCGTCTCGAGGACCGCGACCTCGTCCGACACAAGGGCAACTACTGGGCGCTCGGTTCGAGCGATGATATCGCAGCATACGCAGACACGCTCGAGAGCACGCGCGCTGCAAACGACCGGTTCGGCGAGGAGGATATGGACGAGTGGCTGGAACATGCGGTCGAAGACGAGGACCACGAATGA
- a CDS encoding 30S ribosomal protein S27ae, which yields MARHDIYNDDGSADREHCPRCGDTFLADHGDRQHCGKCGYTEWE from the coding sequence ATGGCCCGACACGACATCTACAACGACGACGGCTCGGCCGACCGCGAACACTGTCCGCGCTGTGGCGACACGTTCCTCGCCGACCACGGTGACCGCCAGCACTGCGGCAAGTGCGGCTACACCGAGTGGGAGTAA
- a CDS encoding asparagine synthase-related protein yields MVGLSGVVGEHGGLEVETVRPTVSDERTNSYRDERIVVRTAFHEGTTVEQPVETEGGPLVWVWGEVFGVTDDRGERTRVDPFETARVCADLYDEYGDRFVERLDGEFIVLLYDPSAETATFFSDRVGARPLYYAVGDDAIAFSTSVQAVPEIPGYTPTFSESYLAEYLYSRRVHGTKTPVEGIEQIAPATRLSYDLEAGVLDERQYWEPRYRPVDKPLSYFVSELADRFERAVADRMPRDDGDAGLLLSGGSDSRSVLAAGGSELTCFHMGDGWNREARYAKQAANAAGAEFELLERGRDYHATLLERAAPIQEFVGSFQSGHMLGYAERLAEMDVLFTGLYCDVLFGSWGVPQREISLPFGVTLWPPVSQVPTTTDEFVARRVADDPTRQPPALRAPSYEEIMTENVGRKPNGRVSDHGVEYESPEAMSLSTFLYPITNGIGFDLFASSQITRTRTPLLDRRLIDLHLEMPLKYRLRYDPVHRAMAKLDPSLAAVRDASSAVPVSSHKAVHMVGNRVTNQLAKVRGPESFRTEGPLQDKDEVIRATDFLETALERTESRGRALSSLEWSQVRETYRRHRAGEIDAGEDLYRLMTVLESPIGARILDS; encoded by the coding sequence ATGGTGGGGCTCTCTGGCGTCGTCGGCGAACACGGGGGACTCGAGGTCGAGACGGTGCGACCGACGGTGAGCGACGAACGAACGAACAGCTATCGCGACGAGCGGATCGTCGTCCGAACGGCGTTTCACGAGGGGACGACGGTCGAGCAACCCGTCGAAACCGAAGGCGGCCCGCTCGTCTGGGTGTGGGGCGAAGTCTTCGGCGTGACCGACGACCGGGGCGAGCGAACGCGAGTCGACCCGTTCGAGACCGCGCGGGTGTGTGCCGACCTGTACGACGAGTACGGCGACCGGTTCGTCGAACGCCTCGACGGAGAGTTCATCGTTCTGCTGTACGATCCGAGCGCGGAAACGGCGACGTTCTTCTCCGACCGCGTCGGCGCGCGCCCGCTCTACTACGCCGTCGGCGACGACGCCATCGCCTTCTCGACCAGCGTTCAGGCGGTGCCGGAGATCCCCGGCTACACGCCGACGTTTTCGGAGTCGTATCTCGCGGAGTATCTCTACTCCCGGCGCGTTCACGGCACGAAGACGCCCGTCGAGGGGATCGAACAGATCGCTCCGGCGACTCGACTGAGCTACGATCTCGAGGCCGGCGTTCTCGACGAGCGGCAGTACTGGGAGCCCAGGTACCGGCCCGTCGACAAGCCGCTGTCGTACTTCGTGTCCGAACTCGCCGATCGGTTCGAGCGGGCGGTCGCCGATCGAATGCCGCGAGACGACGGCGACGCCGGCTTGCTTTTGAGCGGGGGGAGCGACTCTCGGTCGGTGCTGGCGGCCGGCGGCTCCGAGCTGACCTGCTTTCACATGGGCGATGGGTGGAATCGCGAGGCCAGATACGCCAAACAGGCGGCGAACGCGGCCGGTGCCGAGTTCGAACTCCTCGAGCGCGGTCGCGACTATCACGCGACGCTGTTAGAGCGTGCGGCGCCCATTCAGGAGTTCGTCGGCTCGTTCCAGTCCGGCCACATGCTCGGGTACGCGGAACGGCTCGCCGAGATGGACGTGCTGTTCACGGGGTTGTACTGCGACGTGCTCTTCGGATCGTGGGGGGTGCCACAGCGCGAGATCTCCCTCCCCTTCGGCGTCACGCTCTGGCCGCCGGTCTCGCAGGTCCCCACGACGACGGACGAGTTCGTCGCCCGCCGGGTCGCCGACGATCCGACGCGCCAACCGCCCGCGCTCCGCGCCCCCTCCTACGAGGAAATCATGACGGAGAACGTCGGCCGGAAGCCGAACGGACGCGTCTCCGATCACGGCGTCGAGTACGAGTCGCCCGAAGCCATGTCGCTCAGTACCTTCCTCTACCCGATCACGAACGGCATCGGCTTCGACCTCTTCGCGTCGTCCCAGATCACCCGGACGAGAACGCCGCTGCTGGATCGCCGGCTCATCGACCTCCACCTCGAGATGCCGCTGAAATACCGGCTCCGGTACGACCCGGTCCACCGGGCGATGGCGAAACTGGACCCGTCACTCGCCGCCGTCAGGGACGCCTCCTCGGCCGTTCCGGTCTCCTCACACAAGGCGGTCCACATGGTTGGCAACCGGGTCACGAACCAGCTTGCGAAGGTGCGCGGGCCGGAATCGTTCCGAACGGAGGGGCCGCTACAGGACAAGGACGAAGTGATCCGCGCGACCGACTTCCTCGAGACGGCCCTAGAGCGCACCGAATCTCGAGGACGCGCGCTGTCCTCGCTCGAGTGGTCGCAGGTTCGGGAGACCTACCGACGCCACCGGGCGGGTGAGATAGACGCCGGTGAGGACCTCTACCGACTCATGACGGTCCTCGAATCCCCGATCGGGGCGCGGATCCTCGACTCGTAA
- a CDS encoding DUF5808 domain-containing protein, whose protein sequence is MADKPTSGEILGVPYNFERPSIGRMLSSYWKPGEGMLVEKPFGVGYTLNLANWRSWVVVLVAGALLYQQETSESDADDLEDDTEDEPVEVIVDDDNDD, encoded by the coding sequence ATGGCAGACAAGCCGACCTCCGGAGAGATTCTCGGGGTACCGTACAACTTCGAACGTCCAAGTATCGGCCGGATGCTCTCCTCGTACTGGAAACCGGGCGAAGGCATGCTCGTCGAGAAGCCCTTCGGCGTCGGCTACACCCTGAACCTCGCCAACTGGCGGTCGTGGGTCGTCGTCCTCGTCGCGGGCGCGTTGCTCTATCAACAGGAAACGAGCGAATCCGACGCCGACGACCTCGAGGACGACACGGAGGACGAACCGGTCGAAGTGATCGTCGACGACGACAACGACGACTGA